From the genome of Meriones unguiculatus strain TT.TT164.6M chromosome 17, Bangor_MerUng_6.1, whole genome shotgun sequence:
GCCTTGTTGCGGTGATCTACACAGACACGCTGCAGGCTCTGCTCATGATCGTTGGGGCGCTCACGCTTATGGTTATTAGCATGATGAAGGTCGGAGGGTTTGAGGAGGTTAAGAGAAGGTACATGTTGGCCTCGCCCAATGTTACTTCTATTCTGCTGACACACAACCTTTCCAGCACAAATTCCTGTAACGTCCACCCGAAGCCGAATGCCCTAAAAATGTTGCGAGGTCCGAAAGACGAAGACGTTCCGTGGCCTGGATTCATTCTTGGGCAGACCCCAGCCTCAGTGTGGTACTGGTGTGCTGACCAAGTCATTGTGCAGAGGGTTCTGGCAGCCAAAAACATTGCTCATGCCAAGGGCTCCACTCTAATGGCGGGCTTCTTGAAGCTTCTACCAATGTTTATCATAGTCGTGCCGGGAATGATTTCCAGGATTCTGTTTGTTGATGACATAGCTTGCATCAACCCAGAGCACTGCATGCAAGTGTGTGGCAGCAGAGCCGGCTGCTCCAATATCGCTTACCCACGCCTGGTGATGATGTTGGTTCCTGTGGGCCTCCGGGGCTTGATGATGGCAGTGATGATCGCAGCTCTGATGAGTGACTTGGACTCCATCTTTAACAGTGCCAGTACCATATTTACCCTTGATGTGTACAAACTTGTCCGCAAGAGTGCAAGCTCCCGGGAGCTAATGATTGTGGGCAGGATATTTGTGGCTTTTATGGTTGTCATCAGCATAGCGTGGGTGCCAATTATTGTGGAGATGCAAGGAGGCCAGATGTACCTGTACATCCAGGAGGTGGCGGATTACCTGACCCCTCCAGTGGCGGCCCTCTTCCTTCTGGCGATTTTCTGGAAACGCTGCAATGAGCAAGGGGCTTTCTATGGTGGAATGGCAGGCTTTGTTCTTGGAGCTGTCCGTTTGATACTGGCTTTCACCTACCGTGCTCCTGAGTGTGACCAGCCAGATAACAGGCCAGGCTTCATCAAAGACGTCCATTACATGTATGTGGCTACAGCACTGTTTTGGATCACAGGACTAATCACTGTAATTGTTAGTCTCCTCACACCACCTCCCACGAAGGACCAGATCCGTGCTACCACCTTCTGGTCAAAGAAGACCCTGATGACAAAGGAGAGCTGCTCTCAGAAAGACGAACCGTATAAAATGCAAGAGAAGAACATTCTGCGATGTGACGACAACAGCGAAGTCATCGACCACGCCATTCCCAACGGGAAGTCTGAAGACAGCGTTAAGGAGCTTCAGCCTGAAGATGTCAATCTGCTGACTTGCAGAGAAGAGCCCAACCCAGTGGCTTCCATGGGTCACTCGGAGGCAGAGACGCCGGTGGATGCCTACTCCAATGGGCAGGCAGCACTCATgggtgagaaggagagagagaaggaagcagaaagtGGAAGTCGGTATTGGAAGTTCATAGACTGGTTTTGTGGCTTTAAAAGTAAAAGCCTTAGCAAGAGGAGTCTCAGAGACTTGATGGATGAGGAAGCTGTTTGCTTACAGATGTTAGAAGAGACTCCACAAGTGAAAGTGATACTAAATACTGGACTTTTTGCTGTGTGTTCTCTTGgaattttcatgtttgtttatttctccTTATGAACTTGAGGATATGGTGAGACGCTTAAAGGAAAATACTGGTCTTTGAAAACAAATGTAACTGTTGCATCTCTCAGGATTGTTTACGCTGAAGGTTTTAGCCAAATTCTACTTAGCAGGAAATCATCTATTTGCAAGACTATTTTCCCAGAGATGGATGAAAGTAAATCTTCAACTTAAATGAAACAAAGCAGACTGAATTGTGCAAAAATTCGGTTTTAGAGTTTTCCATACCAAAGTAAGGAGAGACCGATTATTCTCATAGATCACTTAGAGCAGAGCGTATGTTAGGACTTCACGAGTAAAGTGTCTTGTCTACATTGCCAAGTCTCGGTAGACCTTACGCTGAGGTAGATGTGCTCATTTGTAATTTTTTGTCTCTAATCCCTgctatgagtaaaaaaaaaaaaaaaaaaaaaaaaaaaagaacttgtagAGACTGTATGATTAGTTGTGTCCTGAAAGTCTAATGTGTTGTGTAGTAATTACTTCAGGACAactttgtttgcttggttggttttgttagcaTGAGTCTATGGATTCTGCTtgccaaaagaaaggaagaatgttCTCCTGCAGGTCTTTTGTTCTTGTATGTGGGATGTTAGTGTGGGGAAGACTTTGTTCCAGttcccttcatttttttcctacttAAACTGAACCATACTCAAAAGGCTACCAAGTCTgtctataattttgtttttagtggGGAAGGGGAAGTGAATATAGGTAATTGTCCCCACCTTTATTGATCAAATAAAGTTTTAACATATAGTTTGAGTATTAACAGCTACCATGCAGTGCTTGATAGTCTTAATGCTAACTAGATGATGAATCATTTTCTGTCTGCTTTCTGTTGTCATTTTGTAACATCCCTTGTTAATTAGCCAGATGCCTTCCCAAATGGATCCAGTTTTAAGAAAATGTCCTGTGTCATGAAGGAGAACCGACACTGCTTGTGTGCTGGGTCTGGCCCTTGATTAGCCTGTGATACACTGATGTTACGTGTTTAGAGGAAGGGTCCAGTTCTGAGAGCTTACTGTATTCTTTGTAAGTTTTTTCCTGGTTTTTGTCTTTCTTGAAGAAATGCTGTGTATATACATCTGTGCTGTTGCAGTCAGTTAGTGCATGGGTGGGTTCCATTACAAACTAGCTGTCAGTCACAGAAAACTGCACTCTTGCTCTTTCACAGGATGGCCAGCATGTCCATAGGTTGCCATGAGCAGGAACATCTGGGTTTAGTAGTATGCTGTGGAGGACATTGCAGGCCTCATGATACTAACCTGGTCTTGGCTTGGTTGCAACATGTGTGGGTAGGGATGTTTTTATGGCCTTTTCTCCTTAGTGAGGATGGTGCAGAAGCTTAGAGAACAGCTCCAAGGATGGTGTCTGTAGTCTTGTAGCCAACACTGCCTGTCCTCCATTAGAGAGGAAGAAAGCTAGTTCTGTACCTACTTTCTTTAAGCcaacaacttttaaaataacttttaaaattgcaTGAGTTTTATTAAGCCTTGTAACTAAGGAGAATTAGTACTTTTATAGATCATTTTATAGATTTTCAACTAAAACTCAGtcctgatagtttttttttttttttttttttttttttaatgcatcaaCTTGTTTGCAAATGATGGACTTGATGAGTCCAACACCTGGTTTTAGGGATCTTCAGGTACTcaagtcttcctgcttctggacgTTTCCTGATGGACTGAGTCTGTAAATTAGAGAAGTAATCTCTGTATGACTAGCATGCATTTCTGAAGATCTTAGAGTGCcttgtacaatttttttttcccagtttctACTTTGAGGTTTATAATCTGGGGACAAGTAGGTAGGGACCATGCTGTTCCTGAATGGAAAGACGAGAATCAGTTCTCCACATCTGCACTCAAAAACACGCGTTTGCCCACGTGTGTTGGAATGAATGTCCATGGTTTGTGGCAGTCTTCTCTTAAAGAATCCTTCTGAGATAACCTTTCAGGCTTTGAGAAACTAACAGAATCTTGGGTTGTCCAAATTTATATTAAGTTGTAAGAATTAATATTTCCTTTGAATACATTCCTATGCAACTTTGCAAAAACTGGTACATTGGCTGAGTGGCCTTCCTAATCCTCGTATTTATAGCATAAGCAAAGAGGTATTTATGTGAATTTCTCACTTTTATTTAATGTTGAGTCCTAATGATTTGAAACGCTAGAGTCCTCTTACCTTCTTTTTGTTGTCTTATAGTGGGATATAGGAGATACACCATGTGTCTGTGAATAGCAGTAGTTCGAGTTTAGAGTACTAATGTTTATAAATAATGAATGGCTTAGCATACCCAGTGTAAACATCACTTTATGTAGTCTGAAGTCCCTAAAGCTTGTCTTCCTTATGGCTTCCCAGTAATAGATAATGTGCTTGAATAAGTATGTGAATTGGTGATGGCAGCATCATTTCGGGGGACCAGTCAGTAGTCTACAGGTCCTTGGAATGATTGTTCCTGGAGTGATGCGTGATTCTTTTAGGCTAGCAAATGTTCACGCCTTCCGTGCATAGAGTCCTAAAAGACGGCTTGGGTCTGTAAACATCTGCATGTGTACTTTTGTGTTTGTTCAAGTTAAGGTCAGAATTGACCAAGATTGACACTGACCAAATTAGTGGCTTTAATGAGGTAGGTGAGGCTAGTGGCCTACACAAGTAGGTGAGAACTAGTTATCCTCTGTGAGTGATAGCCAAGATTTTAGACATTTTGCCTTCCCAGGCAGTTCTTTTCTGGCTCTGGAGGGGCTTTTGCCGGTGGCCTGGAGAATGGTTTGATGGCTCTTCTGTAGGATGTCaggttttcctttcatttctgaaGGTTGGGTCCAGCCATCCCAAGAAGAAGCCGTGGGGCCGATCGCCCCTCCACCTGTTCTTTCTAGGAAGTGATCACTGTTGTTTTCAGAGACTCATCAAGTGATAGCACCTGTCTCTGGCTCAAATTCAATGGATCTTATTTCCAGGGCTTCCTTTTCACTAGCTCAAAGGATCCATTATCTTGCACAAAGAGGCTGGCCAGGGTAGTGCGTCCACATCTCTTAGGGATGTCACCATAAGAAATTATCAGAACACATCAGTGCACTTACCAGTTCTCTGAGCGTGATGTTAAAAGTCTTGTCCAGGATAATTAAGAGTTTTTAAATTCCTACACCAGGATTCTTTCTCTGGTCGAGGTGCATGGTCTTCTCATCTCTTTGAATATCTTTTAGTGTAAGCTATGCATGAGTCTTACTTTCCAGCAAACAAATAAGCTTTGTCATTACCCATTAAAAGATTAGGTCTTACAGCCTCTCATTTGACTGATAGTACAGTACCAAGTTTGCTCTATTCCCTATCACACCTTCACTGATTGGAAAGGGACCACACAGGTTTCCAGGAGTGATACCTCCCCTCCCCAGGTGTGCATGACATCATTCCTGTTGGGTTATGTGTCTGCAGAgcctgttgctgtacaggattttTAGGAAGCaataatgaaaataaactttCAAGATGTTGACAAATAGCTATGTAATACAAATATGAACAGGTTGGTAAAGAACAAACATTAGCTTAAATCCTGTccaggcaggggctggagagagggttagtggttaagagcactgctcttccagaggacctgagttcaattcccagcccgcacgtggctgctcacaactgtctgtaattccagttccagggtatctgaccccctcacacagacagacatggaggcagaacactcTTGAatgtgaaattttttaaaaaattaaaatctgtaGAGGCATAATGTCAcattcattgaattctagaactTGAAGCATCTGGGCTGTTAGCTAGGGTAGGCCCGTCTCCAGGAAGTAAGGTCTAGCCTGGCAGCTGCTAGCTTAATGAATGTTAAGCACGAAGAACAAACTTGTTAGCACAGGAGAGGCTAAAGGGGCTGGTGTCTAATAGTGATCTATTAATAAAAGTCCTGCTTTTAGGCTTCATTATCTGTAGGATTTCTCATCGCCTAAGCAGAGTGCACAAGCGGTGTTCTGGGTGTCCTGCCTCACACTGCTTCTTACCGTGTCACCTGCTCTTTATTTCAGCACTTTCCCGTTTCCTGCTTAGCACTTGGTTGATTTCATACTGTCCTGCTGTACAGAAGTCTTGTTTTGCCCCAGTATTGAGAACTTAAAACCAGATCATGGTCCATTAAGTTACAGTTAGGTTTAAACATACTAAACTTGCAGTAGCTACAAATACTAGTAAGAATAAACGCTTTCAGAATAAGTCTCAGATTTATATTGGTTAATAATAAAAGCACTAGTGTTTCAGTATTCTTACGGTCAGGAAACAGTCAATAGTGAGTTTtcatagaattctctgttgatGACGGTGACATGTAATGCAGAAGGGCTGCTTTTTTGCCATGAAGGTGTAAGTTTGATCTCGTTGATGTAAAGAGAAGTGCTTGTACCACTAGGTACAAGGCTGGTGCAAAAGCAGTGATCAAGGCTGAGACAGTTCTCACCAAGACCATCTCTTAATTTGTATGTTCCTGTCACACTGTCTTGAATACTATAGCTGCTCAGCTGCCTTGACTTCCAGGAGAGGAATGAGCTGAGGTTCTGGGTAAGAATGTTGTTAGTGCCAAGTCCCACTTTTAGACATGTGTTTCATTTGAAGTTCTCACTCTCCTGTGCTGGAAATGAGGCTTTACTACTGACTGAGCTTTTAGCGATGCCATGAGAGCGATGCCATTCATATTTCTGTCTCCACTCCCTCATAAAAGGAAAGGTTTAGTTTGAGTGTAAGCCACTCACTGTTCTGCTAACCAGCAGCTGTTGGCTGGTAGCCTTTTGCccagaaacaaaggaaaagatgTGCTGTGTGTCATTGCTCATCTTGTGCACTTTACTCCTTCATGGTGTGTCTAGCTGTGCTGAAGATGCACTACCTCTTCTGCCAGCAGTGCTGAGGAGCCCGTGCTGGCACTGTTGCCCTCCCCCAGCCCTTCACTCCCAGGCATGGTTCGCAAACAACATACACAAGTTTAATGTCCAGTTTATCAGTACCACCCAGGCTTCTTAGGTCATGAGTGTCATTAGTAacgtatgcgtgtgtgtgtgtgtgtgtgtgtgtttaaattggaAATAAATTGGGCCTATTGAAATCTTCAAATGGTAGATGCTGGTGTACAGTTTCCACAGCATCATCAAATTTTGAGATTTGAGTTTGGGTTGGTGCCTTCTGCTTGCCAGTATTGATATGTTAGTTTGCACCTGTCCCTTTTTGAGCAGTAAACTTTCtctgttgtttttaaacttttattgtaACTAACTAGTGAAGAAAGCTAATAGAAAGTACACATTTATACACTTTCATGCCTAGTCATTTGGTTCAAGGAAAGAAGGTAGTTTAATATCTATATTGTAGTTTAATGTTATTTATTCATCTGTATTTGCTTTTATATCTGTAATTAAGAatttaaagttacattttaattCCAAGTATATTTTAACTGTAGAATGTTCCAATATAGGTTTGTTAGGGACATCTGAGAACACACAACAACAGTTTATATTTCCATGTATGAGGAGAGGTAAAGGTCCATAGAAAGCACAAAACTGTTCACAAGTGTGTGTCTCCTTGTAAAAAGCACAAAATCTAATAGCAGTCTCACTAGCCCACAAGTGCCAGTCAGAAGCCCACCAAGTCTGTGTCCCAAAATTGTAAGGAAGACCACAGCACTGAAAGCCTAGGCAGTGTGCCCGCTGTCACAGCTGAGTCCTTGGTGATCTCACTCTGTGTTGCCTTGATGAGGAAAGTAACGGTTGGGGGTTACTAGGGAAAAATGAGGTCTGGATACAGACCCACAGTCTGAAGCTAAAACAGGGACAGTCAGTTTTCTGGTGGGCAGAGCAGCCGACAGCCTTGTAAGCTGTAGTCATTTGAACAGTTAAAAATCTCATCTAGAAGAAATGTTACTTTTAGCAGTGCTCTAAAATTCACATTGAACAAGTGCAGATACTGCGTTGGTTTTTATATGTTTTGTTTGAGGTGGCGCTACCTTTGTTTATGTGCTTGACTGTACTTTTTAGTGGAGTTGGCTCTGTGTGGTCAGAGGTCAAGCTAGTTCTGGACAGATCCCACATGACATTGCTGTTCGCAGTGGCACTAAGAATCTTTTAACCTGTTCCGTTAGCTCCTCAAGTCTAGGTGGATGGAAGGCTGTGGGTGCGCACACAGAAGTGAAGGTGCCACTTCTCCTCACTCAGCATTGCCTTTCCCCTCTTGCTTTCTTTACCTCCAAGTAGCCCCGTGTTTAACGGTAATGGAAATGGGCCTCCTTGAGTTCTGGCCACATTTTAAGATACATACAGCTCTCAGAAAAGGGAGTGCCTCCCCTTTTTGGATACTTTTCTTCTAGGGAGAGGCTTGGTAACCTCTAACAAAGATAATAGATGGTATAGACTAGTTGTTACTTCAAAAATAAGTTTTGGCATGTGATATGTCTCAGTAGagttcacttggacactgatggAGCAATTTCTCCCTCCAGCAAAAAGCTAGGCATGTGTACCTACCTACAGCAGGGTTTTAACAGGTGACCTTGAGGTGgtcaggtggggtggggtgaggggagcAGTGTGTGAGGAATGTCCTTGGCTTAGCAATATGTGATAGTGTAGAGCAGTTAGCGTTTTAGACCTATATTCTGTATCTTTAAGAGTTTATTACAACTTTATgaagtgctttttaaaatttctttggcagaaatgtttttcatttataattttatggaAAATTGCTTTAATTAGACTAAGTAAAAAGTAGTCATAGCAGTGTAAATATGTATAATTTCCTAATTTCACTGTGAGATCTCAGACTTTTGAGTGGCAAACAGATCACCAAGTCTTTTGCTCATGGACTTCTCTGTGGGCTTATTAAGATgtaaaagctttattttattttatttttaatgtacatACTACATTGGTGTCCCATGATGGTATGGAACCATTCCTCTGCTGTCCTTGCCATTCTTGCTTCAGTCTGTGAAGCCTGCAAAGTTCAGACCCAGCAGGGGCTCGCCTGTCCCTTGCTGGGATGCCTTTCTTTGTCTAGAATTGTTGGTAATCACCATATGAACTGTTAggcttttctgctttttttcccaCCCTCTTTTTTGACAAGATGAATATCAAAAATAGTTGCTGTGCAAAAGTTAGTAGTCTTCTTCAAGAAGAAAACAATTCCTTTTCTAATAATATCCTGTGAAATtgcttcattcattctttcatttttaagcCAAATGTCAGCAGAATACTGCTGCTTTTATCTAAGTAATTTTGATATGTAAGTATTAATGCATTTAAAAGATGTCTGTGTTGAGAGCTATTTCCCCTGGTGTACTGCCTGTGAGAGCTTTGTTCACATTTCTGGCTAAGAGACCAGTCACTACACCAGGCTGTGTATTATGTACATGTATCATTTTAGTTTGGTTTAACTGTAGACCAAATTTGGTTATAGTGGAGGTGATGAACATTAATTTGTAATTGGTTAGTGTTTAATTATTTCAAGTTTACTCTCTGTTGTCTTCAGCCTCTTTTCAAATTCGACTAATCAGGTCCATTTCGATTGTGTAAGGCTTTAGTTTCAAAGAAAGTAGAATTTGGTGTAAGCCAGGTTACTTCCAtcttgaaaggaaaacaaaactgtAGATTTAAAATTGTTAGCTATTGGTGACAATTCTAACTTGCCTATACTGTAtacaactgatttttaaaattgtagaCATGTATGATCTTGGTTTACTGTGTTAAGTGTTACTgttgtttaaaaatgaaaaataaaaacaaacaaatctgctAAAGAGCGGTCAGTTTTCATTGCTGACTACAAAACACTCTGTTCTTTGTGTACTTGTGTTATTTTTGCCAGCTGCTGCATTAGCCTTCAGAAGTATTTGAAAATTTAAGATAAAATACATTTCTTGCAAAAGTACGTTCCTTTCTGTGGTATTTTGTCCTGTAACTGAAGTGTAGTAATTATTTTATGGAAATGTTAGAACTTCTGTACCAActttgaataaaatgaaaaatttacacTTCTGTGGCTCTTTCAGTGTGAATGTCTGTCGCCAAACTCGAGTTGTTCTGTGTCTCGGTTGTAGAAGTCATACTTAAGTTCTTGCTGACTTGGCTCTTGGGTGCTATCAGAAACCCTTATACTGGCATTGTCCCGTTAACCATCGTGAGCACTCACTCAGAGGTAGTGTCGACATCCTTATATGTAAAACATGGAGTAAAtaagaaagttcttggaatttcCCTTATGATTTCAAAATCACTTCAAGTTATTAGGCAGGTTACAGGGAGATAAGAGAGTGTAGGAATTGTTGTCACCCAAGTTGGCCGGAAGTTAACATTGTCACCTGCTTGCAGACATATCTTACTCTTTCTAGAGAACCATTTGCTCACAGCACGCTAAGTTCTTGGGTGCCTTCTTAAGGCAAGGACTGTTAATCACAGTTATAAATATCTAGAAAGTAACATTGAGTGTTTTTCAGTCCAAAGACTTTAGGAAtctttgagaagtcaggtgttgcATTTAGCTTTGTGCCTCTTCTTTCCCTCAATCTGGGACAGATTCCTTGTTCCCACCTCCATGTTTGAGGTCAGGATGCTGTGACTGCCTCACAGCTTGATCGTTTGCCTCCTGATTATTGGATCTAGTCTACTCTACATTTGGGTTGGGAATACAGTGTAATAGTAGCATGTTCTCAGCACCTGGTGGTCTGTTGTGTTGTCTAGTTTGGTTGAAATTCTTTTTGACACTTGGGCAAGGAGTGTATCTTCATAGCTGCACTGTCAAGCTGCGTTTTTCTTTTGGTAAGTAGTTCATAAGCGGTAATTTGAGGCTATGAAAGCACTTACTATTCATTCTCCATCAAACTAGAGACCTCTAGTTTGAGCATCCACTTACAATTTTTGTTTAAGTTGTAACTGACAGCACAAAATGGCAACTTTCCTAATCAGTGTGCACTCTGGATTAATTTAGTCAGTACGTCATAGGCCACcactctttgttttttgtttgtttgtttgtgtatgtgtttcctGATGAGCTGCTGGGATCTTctgggaagtttttgtgttctttttgacATGGTTCCACCAGGGTTTGAAGTACTTATTTCTAGTGCACGAGAGAGCACTAAGTTCATCTTGTTCTTTCTCTATCCCCATTGGCCCAGGCATTTGGAGGAAATGCTCTGAGATGCTCATTGCTTAGAGAATGGCACATTGCACCCTTTGATATGTAAGGCATCACCTATTGGCTCCCATTCTTTtcagtgtatctgtgtgtgtgtgtgtgtgtgtgtgtgtgagagagagagagagagagagagagagagagagagaaatacatgcTGCATGCTGCAATAAAGCTGAACAAGTCCGCTTCATAGTTGCTGTGGTGGCTTTTCTGGAGACTCGATACTAGCATTGACTCCTACAGCTTGCCAGAGAGGTTTTGGTGTCTGCCCCTGAGTTTAGCCTTTGAAGGTTGAAATTTTACAGCTGTTGCACATTTCTTCTCTTCCCTATAGGAATGCTGACTACTAAAAGCAAAGCGGGGGTTTACAATTCTGCTTATGTAGAACTATGAAGACCTGATGTTTCAGAGGTAGCAAATCCTACGTAgcaaagcattttattttatttcggCACTTGACCTGCATAGTGCACAAGACAACACAGATGTAGGGTGCTGAGCATCGTTTTCCACtagattctgctttttttttttttttttaacactgatGTGATGTGCTAAATACTAATTTTCCTTGGCCAGGTTCCTGTGAACCTATTTTTGTCAATTGATAATCTTTATTTTACCTGTTTCTGCTTAATAAATGTGTGTTAGCACTCAGCTTGAGGCCAGTGGCACCACAACTCACACCCATGTAACGTGTGCATCTGACATTTTTCTAAAGGCCCATTGCTTCGTACACACAACGTCACTATTAcacttagtgtttttttttttaaatagtatctGTGAAACCATACAAGTGCAAAAAGcagtcaacaacaacaactccACATCAACATGGCATTAATAAGCTGCAAAAAGGATGCTTGTTTATGGAATAAGAGACAACACTGGGGACATTGCCTCCCCCTTCTGCCGGAATGTGCAGCAGGTAGGCGGCCCTTACCGCTCAGCACcttgcatatatgtgtacatgtct
Proteins encoded in this window:
- the Slc5a3 gene encoding sodium/myo-inositol cotransporter; its protein translation is MRAVLETADIAIVALYFILVMCIGFFAMWKSNRSTVSGYFLAGRSMTWVAIGASLFVSNIGSEHFIGLAGSGAASGFAVAAWEFNALLLLQLLGWVFIPIYIRSGVYTMPEYLSKRFGGHRIQVYFAALSLLLYIFTKLSVDLYSGALFIQESLGWNLYVSVILLIGMTALLTVTGGLVAVIYTDTLQALLMIVGALTLMVISMMKVGGFEEVKRRYMLASPNVTSILLTHNLSSTNSCNVHPKPNALKMLRGPKDEDVPWPGFILGQTPASVWYWCADQVIVQRVLAAKNIAHAKGSTLMAGFLKLLPMFIIVVPGMISRILFVDDIACINPEHCMQVCGSRAGCSNIAYPRLVMMLVPVGLRGLMMAVMIAALMSDLDSIFNSASTIFTLDVYKLVRKSASSRELMIVGRIFVAFMVVISIAWVPIIVEMQGGQMYLYIQEVADYLTPPVAALFLLAIFWKRCNEQGAFYGGMAGFVLGAVRLILAFTYRAPECDQPDNRPGFIKDVHYMYVATALFWITGLITVIVSLLTPPPTKDQIRATTFWSKKTLMTKESCSQKDEPYKMQEKNILRCDDNSEVIDHAIPNGKSEDSVKELQPEDVNLLTCREEPNPVASMGHSEAETPVDAYSNGQAALMGEKEREKEAESGSRYWKFIDWFCGFKSKSLSKRSLRDLMDEEAVCLQMLEETPQVKVILNTGLFAVCSLGIFMFVYFSL